The genome window ATATACAGTAACTATGCCTTTGAAACCGAAGTGATTGTTGCAAGTGTTCGCAACCCGCTGCATGTGCTGGACGCAGCCCTTTTAGGCGCCGATATAGCCACCATACCCTTTAGCGTGCTTGGCAAACTGGCGGCGCATCCCCTTACTGATAAAGGTATCAAAGCTTTTCTGGATGACTGGAACAGGTCACAAAAATAATAATTTTATGAAAAAGCTTTCAAAGACAAATATAAAAGAGATCATGGTCCATCCCAACAGCTTGACCTTGTTTAGAATAGTTGTTATACCAATTATTATCATTCTGCTTATGTATCCAAACAGGTTTTGCTCATTTCTGGCAGCGCTTTTTTTCAGTGCTGCTGCGATTACTGATTATCTGGATGGGTTTTATGCCAGAACAAGGGGACTCGAAACGAGTCTGGGTAAGGTGATGGATCCGGTGGCGGACAAGTTGCTCATATCATCGGCTTTTATAATGCTTGTTTCCCTGGGCTGGATTCCGGCATGGATAGTTTGTATTATAATAGGAAGGGAGCTTGCTGTAACCGGACTGCGCAGCATAATAGCGGCAAGCGGAGAAGATGTTTCGGCATCAAGTCTGGGTAAATATAAAACAGGGTTTCAGATAGCAGCTACCATACCCCTGATGATACATTCGGAATATTTTGGAATAAATTTTCATGAGATAGGGTATGTTTTATTGTGGGGCGCTTTAATATTTACGATATGGTCAGGTGCCGATTATTTTTACAGATTTAAAAAACTCCTCAATTTATGATTGTTGTATTATCGATTTTTTTGTTGACTTGAATGCCTTCAACAGGTAAATAGATTATTTTGTTGGGCGGGAATAACTCAGCGGTAGAGTGCGACCTTGCCAAGGTCGAAGTCGCGGGTTCAAATCCCGTTTCCCGCTCCATTTTTTTGGCGGCATAGCCAAGTGGTAAGGCAACGGTCTGCAAAACCGTCATTCACCAGTTCGAATCTGGTTGCCGCCTCCATCTAATTCTTTTTTTATTCCCGGCAAGATCCCCTTTTCATTAGAAATTATCCATTTAGTTTTTTCTGCGTAACAAACAGGAGCTATTAAACATGATCAACCGTGGTTATTATGATGGAT of Desulfosarcina sp. BuS5 contains these proteins:
- the pgsA gene encoding CDP-diacylglycerol--glycerol-3-phosphate 3-phosphatidyltransferase; the encoded protein is MTGTGHKNNNFMKKLSKTNIKEIMVHPNSLTLFRIVVIPIIIILLMYPNRFCSFLAALFFSAAAITDYLDGFYARTRGLETSLGKVMDPVADKLLISSAFIMLVSLGWIPAWIVCIIIGRELAVTGLRSIIAASGEDVSASSLGKYKTGFQIAATIPLMIHSEYFGINFHEIGYVLLWGALIFTIWSGADYFYRFKKLLNL